CTGCACGGCGGCACCCAGCCCCTGGACGGTGGTGATGCACGGGACGTTGGCCATCACCGCGGCGGTGCGGATCTCGTAGCCGTCGAGGCGCGCGTGACCGCCACCGCCGGCCCCGTAGGGCGTGTTGACGATCAGCTTGATCTGGCCGTCGCGGATGAGGTCGACCGTGGTCGGCTCCCCAGCGGGACCCATCCCCTCGTAGTGCTTGCGCACCACCTGGCAGGGCACGCCGTTGCGCCGCAGCACCTCCGCGGTGCCCTGGGTCGCGAGGATCTCGAAGCCGAGGTCGGCCAGCACCTTCACGGGGAAGACCATCGAGCGCTTGTCACGGTTGGCCATCGACACGAAGACCTTGCCCGAGGTGGGCAGCGGCCCGAACGCCGCGGCCTGGCTCTTGGAGAAGGCCGTGCCGAAGTCGCGATCGAAGCCCATGACCTCGCCGGTGGACTTCATCTCCGGGCCGAGCACCGTGTCGACCTGCGAGCCGTCGGCGGTGCGGAACCGGTTGAACGGCATCACCGCCTCCTTGACGGCGATCGGCTGGTCGCCGGGCAGGGTCCCGCCGTCGCCCTGCTCCGGCAGCACACCGGCGCGGCGCAGGTCGCCGATGCTCTCACCGAGCATCACGCGGGCCGCGGCCTTGGCCAGCGGGGTCGCGGTCGCCTTGGAGACGAAGGGCACCGTGCGCGAGGCGCGCGGGTTGGCCTCGAGGACGTAGAGGATGTCCGAGCCCAGCGCGAACTGGATGTTGAGCAGCCCGCGCACCCCCACGCCCCGGGCGATCGCCTCGGTGGCCTCGCGGATGCGCTCGATCTCGCGGTGGCCCAGGGTGATCGGCGGCAGCGCGCACGAGGAGTCCCCGGAGTGGATGCCGGCCTCCTCGATGTGCTCCATCACGCCGCCGAGGTAGAGCTCCTCGCCGTCGAAGATCGCGTCGACGTCGATCTCCACGGCGTCGTCGAGGAACCGGTCGACCAGGACCGGCGCGGCGTGGCTGATCAGCCCGGCGGCGACGTACTTCTCCAGGTAGGTCTCGAGGGCGTCGTCGCCGTAGACGATCTCCATGCCGCGCCCGCCGAGGACGTAGGACGGGCGCACCAGGACCGGGTAGCCGATCTCGGCGGCGATGCGCTGCGCCTCGACGTACGACGTCGCCGTGCCGTGCTTGGGGGCGACCAGGCCCGCGGCGGCCAGCACCCGCCCGAAGGCGCCGCGCTCCTCGGCGAGGTCGATGGCGTCGGGGCTGGTGCCGACGATCGGGACCCCGGCCGCGGCCAGGCCCTGGGCCAGGCCCAGCGGCGTCTGACCACCGAGCTGGCAGATGACGCCCGCCAGCGGACCGGCCGCCTGCTCGGCGGCGACGACCTCGAGGACGTCCTCGAGCGTGAGCGGCTCGAAGTAAAGGCGGTCGGAGGTGTCGTAGTCGGTCGAGACCGTCTCGGGGTTGCAGTTGACCATCACGGTCTCGTAGCCGGCCTCGGAGAGCGCCAGCGAGGCGTGCACGCAGGAGTAGTCGAACTCGATGCCCTGGCCGATCCGGTTGGGACCGGAGCCGAGGATGATCACCGCCTCCTTCTCCCGCGGCGCCACCTCGGTCTCCTCGTCGTAGGAGGAGTAGTGGTAGGGCGTGCGGGCGGCGAACTCGGCCGCGCAGGTGTCGACGGTCTTGTAGACCGGCCGGATGCCGAGCGCGTGCCGCACGCCGCGGACGACGTCGGCGCTCATGCCGCGGATCTTGCCGATCTGGGCGTCGGAGAAGCCGTGCCGCTTGGCCTTGCGCAGCAGACCGGGGGTGAGCTCGTCGGCGGCGGTGACCTCGACGGCGATCTCGTTGATCAGCGCGAGCTGGTCGACGAACCACGGGTCGATGGCGGTGGCGTCGAAGACCTCCTCGGGCGTGGCACCGGCCCGGATCGCGTCCATGACCTTCTTCAGGCGGCCGTCGTGCGGGGTGGCGATCTCGCGCAGGAGCGCGTCCTTGTCGAGGTCGACCCACTCCTGGGACCAGTCGAAGACGGCGTCCTTGGACTCCAGCGAGCGCAGCGCCTTCTGCAGCGCCTCGGTGAAGTTGCGGCCGATGGCCATCGCCTCGCCCACCGACTTCATGTGGGTGGTCAGCGTCGGGTCGGCACCCGGGAACTTCTCGAAGGCGAAACGCGGGACCTTGACCACGACGTAGTCGAGCGTGGGCTCGAAGGAGGCCGGGGTCTCGGCGGTGATGTCGTTGGGGATCTCGTCGAGGGTGTAGCCGATGGCGACCTTCGCGGCGATCTTGGCGATCGGGAAGCCGGTGGCCTTCGACGCCAGGGCGCTGGAGCGGGAGACGCGCGGGTTCATCTCGATGACCACGATGCGTCCGTCGACGGGGTTCACCGCGAACTGGATGTTGCAGCCGCCGGTGTCGACGCCGACCTCGCGGATGACGCCGATGGAGATGTTGCGCAGCCGCTGGTACTCGCGGTCGGTCAGCGTCATGGCCGGGGCGACGGTGATCGAGTCACCGGTGTGCACGCCGAGGGGGTCGACGTTCTCGATCGAGCAGACGATGACGACGTTGTCGGCCTTGTCGCGCATCACCTCCAGCTCGTACTCCTTCCAGCCGAGGATGGACTCCTCCAGGAGCACCTCGGTGGTCGGGCTGGCGGTCAGGCCCTGGCCGGCGATGCGGCGCAGCTCGGCCTCGTCGTAGGCCAGGCCCGAGCCGGCGCCGCCCATCGTGAACGAGGGGCGTACG
This genomic window from Nocardioides marinus contains:
- the carB gene encoding carbamoyl-phosphate synthase large subunit, whose product is MPKRTDIKSVMVIGSGPIVIGQACEFDYSGTQACRVLKAEGLRVILVNSNPATIMTDPEFADATYVEPITPEFVEKVIAKERPDALLPTLGGQTALNAAMNLHAAGILDKYDVELIGASVEAIEKGENREQFKRIVEGLPPEWGAEVARSVICNGEDLAPGSRKEEKVAAALQKALDGAEDLGYPVVVRPSFTMGGAGSGLAYDEAELRRIAGQGLTASPTTEVLLEESILGWKEYELEVMRDKADNVVIVCSIENVDPLGVHTGDSITVAPAMTLTDREYQRLRNISIGVIREVGVDTGGCNIQFAVNPVDGRIVVIEMNPRVSRSSALASKATGFPIAKIAAKVAIGYTLDEIPNDITAETPASFEPTLDYVVVKVPRFAFEKFPGADPTLTTHMKSVGEAMAIGRNFTEALQKALRSLESKDAVFDWSQEWVDLDKDALLREIATPHDGRLKKVMDAIRAGATPEEVFDATAIDPWFVDQLALINEIAVEVTAADELTPGLLRKAKRHGFSDAQIGKIRGMSADVVRGVRHALGIRPVYKTVDTCAAEFAARTPYHYSSYDEETEVAPREKEAVIILGSGPNRIGQGIEFDYSCVHASLALSEAGYETVMVNCNPETVSTDYDTSDRLYFEPLTLEDVLEVVAAEQAAGPLAGVICQLGGQTPLGLAQGLAAAGVPIVGTSPDAIDLAEERGAFGRVLAAAGLVAPKHGTATSYVEAQRIAAEIGYPVLVRPSYVLGGRGMEIVYGDDALETYLEKYVAAGLISHAAPVLVDRFLDDAVEIDVDAIFDGEELYLGGVMEHIEEAGIHSGDSSCALPPITLGHREIERIREATEAIARGVGVRGLLNIQFALGSDILYVLEANPRASRTVPFVSKATATPLAKAAARVMLGESIGDLRRAGVLPEQGDGGTLPGDQPIAVKEAVMPFNRFRTADGSQVDTVLGPEMKSTGEVMGFDRDFGTAFSKSQAAAFGPLPTSGKVFVSMANRDKRSMVFPVKVLADLGFEILATQGTAEVLRRNGVPCQVVRKHYEGMGPAGEPTTVDLIRDGQIKLIVNTPYGAGGGGHARLDGYEIRTAAVMANVPCITTVQGLGAAVQGIEAMRRGDIGVRSLQEWASR